Sequence from the Arctopsyche grandis isolate Sample6627 unplaced genomic scaffold, ASM5162203v2 HiC_scaffold_159, whole genome shotgun sequence genome:
TGGTAATCGCGATgttgtcattttaatgcacattttatccgctttttaagtagcaaatatttttttcaatgtcaatttagccagcagtttggcttagtgatagcgtatatatttagcatcactgaggtcataggttcgtgtcctcgccactgctggttagatttgggggttttgtgactccaaatcgatcgtttctctatcagagtttgccaattttatctgatcattgctgaaacggttcctgaaaattggtattaaaaaaatctaatcctgttgtcacaaaaatctgcctgtgtataatttgtattaattatacacagtaatctgaaatccatagatgtcactatgattattatttctgatttgtttatgtatttcattatttttatattctatatattctgattgtatatgtatgtattactgtatttctgatttctgattgtttatgtatttcattaacgtacacccgtcgcattggagcaaatctgtaatggcgagtgtgtattgatttgtgacaataaaataaaataaataaataaaatgttcaaagcaaagtttctaatgcaatctgaacagaaactttttttaatgtattaaaatgtttttaaatgcacatttttattttataaaatggatgtTCGAATTGTTACCAATATAAACCATTGGGTTTCCAGAAGCACttttttcagtattaaaaattattgataaatgatGCGTCAGCCCTTTCAGTCACGTCCCCCGTATGACGACGTGTCCTTGATTGGCTTCGTTCCGCAGCTCCGTGATCATGACGAGATGGCCGCCTTCTTCGTGCCGCCTCGTATTCTCCACGCCCTGCTGCAAGATACGGTATTAGTCTATCTGCGTGATGCAGACGAATTGGCAATCGTCGCATCTGGTCGTCATGATGCCTCGATGGTGCAGCTTCTCCAACGTCGCCTCCAACGTGCCGAAGCTGTCTCCGACGCGTAAATTTTCAATCTCTCCGCTCGGGTGTTTGATTTCGACGTGTCCATTGATGAGAACGAACCACGAGTCGTGTTCCTCGCCGTCGTTCATCACTATAGTGCCAGCTTTCTCGACGACGGCGAACTCCATGAGGGAGCAGAGAGCTCGTCGAACAGTTAGAGTCATGTTCGTGAACGCCTTCAGAAGCTGGGTGAATTCTAACAAGGTTTCCACGTCGTCTTCGTTCCTCTCGAAATGATCTTTTTCGAGGCAGTCTCGAACGGCGTCCCTCACCGTAAGACTGACGGTCTCCTCGAAGTCCTCCTCTTCGTCCGAGTCGACGATGGACTCCAGCAGACCGGATAGGTCGAGTTCGCCGTCCATGTCGAGGGAGCTGTGCACGGACGTCATCTCTCCAATCTGAAATCAAACCGATACAAAACATTAGTCCAAAATAACGATATCTAGagataatacataatatcacaTAAGCCTTTCTTGATATTTTGACTcattcttaaatattttacgattcattCTGAACAAATATTTCAACTATGcaattatatctatgtaaaatcgaTTAGATTTGATTACAATGTAACAAACAATGATAttcacgtatacatatgtaggaatctcgtcatcgtcatcgacatcgaaacattcgagaatattccacaacaacaaaccacattcctcgcagaaCTCACCACacaacacgtgcacttcttggaatcaatcgccagttccttcgagaatgatccacccttcacactcgagcggaacgaaacccagacgacgcacacctgcagtcattatattaaactcaagcggaacgcccctaccagtcgagtggaaccaaaacggtcgaaacacgccgccaccattaaactacatcgagcggaacggcgccaatcattccagaaaattctacgcctcgacaaaagtgcattcctcgtttacgcatcaacaaccacttccatcaatcattccagaaaattctacgcctcgacaaaagcaaattcctctcttacgcatcaacagGGACACGGAcaattgggcgcccaggacgattggtcgaccagtgttactcgccactgcgacaactggacgacgagactggcggacactgcgtcaattgggccctgcgacaattgggcgcccatcgcactgggcgatcgTCGACTGGGCGATGGCGACTGGGCGACCTGGGCGCGTGGGCGACCGCCGACgcggcccgctggtgaagtggtcgccaagcttacgtaaactctgcgttttgcaaggaacgaccgcgaacggagcgttataggaatttccgatgcactgacaaatattctacctacatacatatgctttataccgctttatttttcgtttcagttttaccaatttttcgtaacaacacgaatcatactattaatttttttcgctatattatattacatttgctggaattttatattaaacgtacttttataaatacatgtgtagcaccttttcacaaaaaataattgtaagatgacaaatcatatgtacctacatattctccaaaataatataaaagaaaaatgatcgattgaatctttcgcgcagtgcttttagttttttttcaaatggacacacttatttttcttttaaatgttatatttcagttttatcaattggataaattcacactctattctcaattttctcaacactgtattagttatacataataacaaaatattttctaatagcgattctcaaagttttcaagattatattttttttcaatgatgaaatacgttt
This genomic interval carries:
- the LOC143922028 gene encoding rap guanine nucleotide exchange factor 2-like; this encodes MGLVISLINIVHITGKMGKCIIKSCTMHSNTHNKQHGIHFHRVPKDSQLREKWVNIIRKWRRATDWLPTPNTIICSNHFRAEDVLTLSKCVRLKKYAIPISEIGEMTSVHSSLDMDGELDLSGLLESIVDSDEEEDFEETVSLTVRDAVRDCLEKDHFERNEDDVETLLEFTQLLKAFTNMTLTVRRALCSLMEFAVVEKAGTIVMNDGEEHDSWFVLINGHVEIKHPSGEIENLRVGDSFGTLEATLEKLHHRGIMTTRCDDCQFVCITQID